A part of Terriglobales bacterium genomic DNA contains:
- a CDS encoding thioredoxin family protein: MPATPSTMAPLGGKAPFFRLPDPAGKWHSIEDFKASPALLVAFICNHCPFVKHIRAQFAELARRYRKLGVAVVGISSNDVEQFPDDSPEKMAEEARTYGYDFPYLFDESQAVAKAYGAACTPDFFLFDQDRKLVYRGQFDDSRPENGVPVTGKDLKAALDAVLQGQAVASEQKPSIGCNIKWKTGNEPDYAKSTVH; this comes from the coding sequence ATGCCGGCCACCCCATCCACCATGGCGCCCCTGGGCGGCAAGGCGCCTTTCTTCCGCCTGCCCGATCCGGCGGGGAAATGGCATTCCATCGAGGACTTCAAAGCATCGCCCGCGCTGCTGGTGGCGTTCATCTGCAATCATTGCCCGTTTGTGAAGCACATCCGCGCCCAGTTCGCCGAGCTGGCGCGCCGTTACCGGAAGCTGGGAGTGGCCGTGGTCGGCATCAGCTCGAACGACGTGGAGCAGTTCCCCGACGACTCGCCGGAGAAGATGGCGGAGGAAGCGCGCACCTACGGCTACGACTTCCCCTATCTTTTCGACGAGTCGCAGGCCGTGGCCAAGGCCTACGGGGCCGCCTGCACGCCCGACTTCTTCCTCTTCGACCAGGACCGGAAGCTGGTATATCGCGGCCAGTTCGACGATTCCCGCCCGGAGAACGGCGTGCCCGTGACCGGCAAGGACCTGAAAGCCGCGCTCGACGCCGTACTCCAGGGGCAGGCCGTGGCTTCCGAGCAGAAGCCCAGCATCGGTTGCAACATAAAATGGAAAACCGGCAACGAGCCGGACTACGCGAAGAGCACGGTGCACTGA
- a CDS encoding DinB family protein, whose translation MPTRYAFLLDTYETEILKIVTIWSAFPESKMDFRPAAKSRSVIEQYEHQVQSEGRWMKVMLGLDTGDPNPAQRTKRAFIEKYRTDAEKRLALMREKSESWWEEPTAFFDVTRSKAWIMTRRMTHSSHHRGQLIVYLRLLDIKVPSVYGPTADTDGKVMYAF comes from the coding sequence ATGCCGACCCGCTACGCTTTTCTGCTCGACACCTACGAGACCGAGATTTTGAAAATCGTCACCATCTGGAGCGCCTTCCCCGAGTCGAAAATGGATTTCCGGCCCGCGGCCAAGTCGCGCAGCGTCATCGAGCAGTACGAGCATCAGGTCCAATCCGAAGGCCGGTGGATGAAGGTGATGCTGGGGCTGGACACGGGCGATCCCAACCCGGCGCAGCGCACGAAGCGGGCTTTCATCGAAAAGTACCGCACCGACGCCGAGAAACGGCTGGCCCTGATGCGCGAGAAATCGGAGTCCTGGTGGGAAGAGCCGACCGCGTTCTTCGACGTCACCCGCTCCAAGGCCTGGATCATGACCCGGCGCATGACCCACTCTTCGCACCATCGCGGGCAGTTGATCGTCTATTTGCGCCTGCTCGACATCAAGGTGCCGTCCGTCTATGGCCCCACCGCCGACACGGACGGCAAAGTCATGTACGCGTTCTGA
- a CDS encoding GGDEF domain-containing protein, with protein MPLSRSIISFFFPAGVMVGVSALALRSEAAPMLLALHGFVPLIYSAAALLAWRFHSTRMLFAAIALAVADAGLRAAAGDTGATVVVRDLAAILLPANLVALSFLKEKGFLSRNTVIAGAVLAAQAALALLLCRPELQAASFLEIQFLPPDALRWSGAPQTAVLIFIASALFLAARFALLRNPVESGSFWALLTCLAAFSSARPGVWLMIAGAVLAVSVVENSYVMAFHDQLTGLPARRAFYRMASMLPEHYALAVADVDHFKRFNDTYGHEIGDQVLRMVASRMARVTGGGKAFRWGGEEFVILFPGKSAAGALEHLELLRQLVETSSFVLRGRDRGKHTAEDRGRGNSRVHEVWVTVSIGVAEGLRHDDLHNVMAAADGAVYTAKNAGRNRVETAAPASGQTPLPAAISR; from the coding sequence GTGCCGCTCAGCAGGAGCATCATCTCGTTTTTCTTTCCCGCCGGCGTGATGGTGGGGGTGTCGGCGCTCGCGCTTCGTTCGGAAGCCGCGCCCATGCTGCTGGCGCTGCACGGCTTCGTTCCCCTGATCTACAGCGCTGCGGCGCTGTTGGCCTGGCGTTTTCATTCCACCCGTATGCTGTTCGCCGCAATCGCGCTGGCGGTGGCCGACGCGGGACTGCGCGCCGCGGCCGGCGACACGGGAGCGACAGTTGTGGTCCGCGACCTGGCGGCCATCCTGCTGCCGGCAAACCTGGTCGCGCTCAGCTTTTTGAAAGAGAAGGGATTCCTCTCTCGCAACACGGTGATTGCCGGCGCCGTCCTGGCGGCGCAGGCGGCGCTTGCGCTGTTGCTGTGCCGGCCGGAGTTGCAGGCCGCAAGCTTTCTCGAAATCCAGTTCCTGCCACCGGATGCCCTGCGCTGGAGCGGAGCGCCGCAGACGGCGGTGCTGATCTTCATCGCCTCGGCCCTGTTCCTGGCGGCCCGGTTCGCTCTGCTGCGCAATCCCGTGGAGAGCGGGTCGTTCTGGGCGCTGCTCACTTGCCTGGCTGCATTCTCGTCGGCCCGGCCCGGAGTCTGGCTGATGATCGCCGGTGCGGTGCTGGCGGTGTCGGTGGTCGAGAATTCCTATGTCATGGCGTTTCACGACCAGCTCACGGGACTTCCGGCGCGGCGGGCGTTCTATCGCATGGCCTCCATGCTGCCGGAGCATTACGCCCTGGCGGTCGCCGACGTGGACCACTTCAAGAGGTTCAACGACACCTACGGGCACGAGATCGGGGATCAGGTATTGCGCATGGTGGCGTCGCGGATGGCGCGGGTGACCGGCGGGGGGAAGGCCTTCCGTTGGGGCGGAGAGGAATTCGTCATCCTTTTCCCGGGGAAGAGCGCGGCCGGCGCCCTCGAGCACCTGGAACTGCTGCGCCAGCTGGTGGAGACCTCCAGCTTCGTCCTGCGCGGGCGCGACCGGGGGAAGCACACGGCCGAGGACCGGGGCCGCGGCAACAGTCGCGTGCATGAGGTCTGGGTGACGGTGAGCATCGGCGTGGCCGAGGGCCTGCGCCATGATGACTTGCACAACGTGATGGCAGCGGCGGACGGCGCGGTATACACCGCCAAGAATGCGGGACGGAACCGCGTGGAAACGGCCGCCCCTGCCTCCGGACAGACGCCCCTGCCCGCAGCGATCTCTCGCTGA
- a CDS encoding zinc-dependent alcohol dehydrogenase family protein, which translates to MVLDRQAAPEENPLAMRELPVPEPGLGHLRVRVSVCAVCHTDLHIVEGDLPLRKQPVIPGHQIVGVVDALGQGAAGFKEGDRVGIPWLHWTDGDCGYCRRNSENLCERAKFTGWDVDGGYAEYVVAPADFVYRLPKSCSDEHAAPLLCAGIIGYRSYRLSNAKKGERLGLYGFGASAHIVLQFARHLGNECYVFTRTPEHAELAKKLGAVWTGRAEEQPPSQLDCAIVFAPAGHIVPLALRAVRKGGTVACAGITMSPIPQLDYADLYHERILRSVANSTRQDAREFLELAAEVPVRTEIELFPLEQANLAIAAMKHSRVRGAAVLKL; encoded by the coding sequence ATGGTTTTGGACCGACAGGCCGCTCCGGAAGAAAACCCGCTTGCGATGCGAGAACTGCCCGTCCCGGAGCCGGGCCTCGGGCACCTCCGTGTGCGCGTCTCGGTCTGCGCTGTCTGCCACACCGACCTGCACATCGTCGAAGGCGACCTGCCGTTGCGGAAGCAGCCGGTCATCCCCGGGCACCAGATCGTGGGCGTGGTGGATGCGCTGGGCCAGGGTGCTGCCGGTTTCAAGGAAGGCGACCGCGTCGGGATCCCGTGGCTGCACTGGACCGATGGCGACTGCGGCTACTGCCGGCGAAATAGCGAGAACCTTTGCGAGCGCGCCAAGTTCACCGGCTGGGACGTGGACGGCGGCTACGCGGAATACGTAGTGGCGCCAGCCGACTTCGTCTATCGGCTGCCGAAATCATGCTCCGACGAGCACGCCGCGCCCCTGCTCTGCGCCGGCATCATCGGCTATCGCTCCTATCGCTTAAGCAATGCGAAAAAAGGCGAGCGGCTGGGCTTGTACGGATTCGGGGCGTCGGCGCACATTGTGCTCCAGTTCGCCCGCCACTTGGGCAACGAATGCTACGTCTTCACCCGTACGCCGGAGCATGCGGAGCTGGCGAAGAAGCTGGGCGCGGTCTGGACCGGTCGCGCCGAAGAGCAGCCACCCTCGCAGCTGGATTGCGCCATCGTGTTTGCGCCCGCCGGACACATCGTGCCCCTGGCGCTGCGAGCGGTGCGCAAGGGCGGGACCGTCGCCTGCGCCGGCATCACCATGTCGCCCATCCCGCAGCTCGATTACGCCGACCTCTACCACGAGCGCATCCTGCGTTCGGTCGCCAACTCCACTCGCCAGGACGCGCGCGAGTTCCTGGAGCTTGCGGCGGAGGTTCCGGTGCGCACCGAGATCGAGCTGTTCCCGCTGGAGCAGGCTAACCTGGCCATCGCCGCGATGAAGCACAGCCGGGTCAGGGGCGCCGCGGTGCTGAAGCTGTAG
- a CDS encoding citrate (Si)-synthase, with translation MPLKETLRQKIEEFRPRITKLTKEYGQVVIDQVTIEQTLGGARDIHSLVTDISYLDPYEGIRFRGKTIPETFEALPKARNSNYPTVEAFWYYLLTSEIPNQAQHREVLGEWKVRQMVPSYVWDVIRALPRDSHPMVMLSAGVLAMQKDSKFARFYRSGNFNKAVAWEYVYEDAFDIVARIPVIAAFIYNLKYRSDFQVAIDRDLDMGANFAHMIGQCEEYKDVARMYFILHSDHESGNVSAHATHLVHSALSDPYYAYSAGLNGLAGPLHGLANQEVLEWLLNFEKKYCKDQEPTKELVTQALWDTLKAGQVIPGYGHAVLRKTDPRYMCQREFCLATPGLKVDPLFKLVSMIFEVAPGVLTQHGKAKNPWPNVDAQSGVIQWYYGLHEWDFYTVLFGVGRALGCMANITWDRALGAPIERPKSVTTPMLEQWAAEGGRKLGAAAKPAAAPAPELAGATR, from the coding sequence ATGCCACTAAAAGAAACACTTAGACAGAAGATCGAGGAGTTTCGGCCCCGTATTACCAAGCTGACGAAGGAGTACGGCCAAGTCGTCATCGACCAGGTCACGATCGAACAGACGCTGGGTGGCGCGCGCGACATCCACAGCCTGGTCACCGACATCTCGTACCTGGATCCCTATGAAGGCATCCGCTTTCGGGGCAAGACGATCCCGGAGACCTTCGAGGCCCTTCCCAAAGCAAGAAATTCCAACTATCCGACGGTCGAAGCCTTCTGGTACTACCTGCTGACCAGCGAGATACCGAACCAGGCACAGCACCGTGAAGTGCTGGGGGAATGGAAGGTGCGGCAGATGGTGCCGTCCTACGTTTGGGACGTCATCCGCGCGCTGCCTCGCGACAGCCATCCGATGGTCATGCTCTCCGCCGGCGTCCTGGCCATGCAGAAAGATTCCAAGTTCGCCCGTTTCTACCGCTCCGGCAACTTCAACAAGGCGGTCGCATGGGAATACGTGTACGAAGATGCATTCGACATCGTGGCGCGTATCCCGGTGATTGCCGCCTTCATTTACAACCTGAAGTACCGCAGTGACTTCCAGGTGGCCATCGACCGTGACCTGGACATGGGGGCCAACTTCGCGCACATGATCGGACAATGCGAGGAGTATAAGGACGTGGCCCGCATGTATTTCATCCTCCACTCCGACCACGAGTCCGGTAACGTCTCGGCGCACGCGACGCATCTGGTGCACTCGGCGCTCTCGGATCCGTACTATGCGTATTCCGCCGGTCTCAACGGCCTGGCGGGCCCGTTGCACGGCCTGGCCAACCAGGAAGTGCTGGAGTGGCTGCTCAATTTCGAGAAGAAATACTGCAAGGACCAGGAGCCGACCAAGGAGCTGGTCACCCAGGCCCTATGGGACACGCTGAAGGCGGGTCAGGTCATCCCAGGGTACGGTCATGCCGTGCTGCGCAAGACCGATCCGCGCTACATGTGCCAGCGCGAGTTCTGCCTGGCCACCCCCGGGCTCAAGGTCGATCCGCTGTTCAAGCTGGTGTCGATGATCTTCGAAGTGGCGCCCGGGGTGCTGACGCAACACGGCAAGGCCAAGAATCCGTGGCCCAACGTGGACGCGCAATCCGGCGTCATCCAATGGTACTACGGACTGCACGAGTGGGATTTCTACACCGTGCTGTTCGGCGTCGGCCGGGCGCTGGGTTGCATGGCCAACATCACCTGGGACCGTGCCCTGGGGGCCCCCATCGAGCGTCCCAAGTCGGTCACCACGCCGATGCTGGAGCAGTGGGCCGCCGAAGGCGGACGCAAGCTGGGTGCGGCTGCCAAGCCGGCCGCAGCACCCGCACCGGAGCTCGCCGGCGCGACCCGATAA
- a CDS encoding DUF169 domain-containing protein, producing the protein MDFRNIESQITNVIGLTKRPVAVSFVAQPPAGVKRYDAMAPSGCTFWKLAAEGRTFYTEQAHHYNCAVGCYTHSIALPPERAQELPDTINLMASIGYIKPEEVAGIHHLAQPPGAVVYAPLGDAPVAPDVVLCIGQPGRLMLLQEAGIRAGVGSGSSLLGRPTCASLPASLAQGIVVSSACVGNRVYTDLAEDELYIAIPGKDIARVAQELETIVSANRKLTDYHTQRKAALSAHP; encoded by the coding sequence ATGGATTTCCGCAATATCGAGAGCCAGATCACGAACGTCATCGGCCTGACCAAGCGGCCGGTGGCCGTCAGCTTCGTTGCTCAGCCGCCGGCGGGCGTGAAGCGCTACGACGCCATGGCGCCCTCGGGCTGCACGTTCTGGAAGCTGGCCGCTGAGGGACGGACCTTCTATACCGAACAAGCGCACCACTACAACTGCGCCGTCGGCTGCTACACGCATAGCATCGCTTTGCCGCCGGAGCGCGCCCAGGAACTGCCCGACACCATCAACCTGATGGCTTCGATCGGCTACATCAAGCCGGAGGAAGTCGCCGGCATCCACCACCTGGCACAGCCGCCCGGCGCGGTGGTGTACGCGCCGCTGGGAGACGCTCCGGTCGCGCCCGACGTCGTGCTCTGCATCGGCCAGCCTGGCCGCCTGATGCTGCTGCAGGAGGCGGGCATCCGCGCCGGTGTGGGCAGCGGCTCTTCGCTGCTCGGGCGTCCCACCTGCGCTTCGCTTCCCGCGTCGCTGGCGCAAGGGATCGTGGTCAGCTCCGCCTGCGTGGGCAACCGCGTGTACACCGATCTGGCCGAAGACGAGCTGTACATCGCGATCCCGGGCAAGGACATTGCCCGCGTCGCGCAGGAACTGGAGACCATCGTCAGCGCCAACCGGAAGCTCACTGACTATCACACGCAGCGAAAGGCCGCGCTGAGCGCCCACCCTTAG
- a CDS encoding ankyrin repeat domain-containing protein — protein sequence MRAMTAKDLFEAIQKGEVEKVRAAVAGEPGLARVRNEQGVSAVLFARYCNRQEIVDELLRLEPELDIFEAAALNKRNRVAELLTTHLEQAKAYSPDGFTALHLACFFGHPNLAEMLLRYGADPNARSRNGMSVTPLHSAAAARKQRTVEWLVDYGADVNATQQGGWAALHEAARQGNIEMTEYLLSKGANPALRSEDGKAPADLAQEKGHLQALAALKAHA from the coding sequence ATGCGCGCCATGACCGCCAAGGACCTCTTCGAGGCCATCCAGAAAGGAGAGGTGGAGAAGGTTCGCGCGGCCGTCGCCGGCGAGCCTGGGCTGGCGCGGGTGCGGAACGAGCAGGGCGTCTCGGCGGTTCTGTTCGCGCGCTACTGTAACCGCCAGGAGATCGTGGACGAGCTGCTGAGACTGGAGCCGGAACTCGATATCTTCGAGGCGGCGGCGCTCAACAAACGCAACCGGGTGGCGGAGTTGCTCACCACCCATCTCGAGCAGGCGAAGGCCTATTCGCCGGACGGCTTCACGGCCCTGCACTTGGCCTGCTTCTTCGGACATCCGAACCTGGCGGAGATGCTCCTGCGCTATGGCGCCGATCCGAACGCCCGCTCGCGCAACGGCATGTCGGTGACGCCCCTGCACAGCGCCGCAGCCGCCCGCAAGCAGCGCACCGTGGAGTGGCTGGTGGATTACGGCGCCGACGTCAATGCCACCCAGCAAGGCGGCTGGGCGGCCCTCCACGAAGCCGCGCGCCAGGGGAACATCGAGATGACGGAGTACCTGCTGAGCAAAGGGGCGAATCCCGCCCTCAGGTCAGAAGACGGCAAGGCGCCCGCCGACTTGGCCCAGGAAAAAGGCCACCTGCAGGCGCTGGCGGCCCTGAAAGCCCACGCCTGA